A window of the Leptospira brenneri genome harbors these coding sequences:
- a CDS encoding flavin-containing monooxygenase, producing the protein MALPKVCVIGAGSSGITVIKSLKEHGIPFDCYEKGSDVGGNWRYKNDNGLSNIYKSLHINTHRDRMEYRDYPMPTNYPDYPNHEPIQNYFLSYVDHYGLRKHIQFKNGIKKAEKTENGIWKITPEKGPIKYYDVLVVANGHHWSERWPDPAFPGKFSGQVMHSHSYVDPRTPVNCEGKNVVVLGMGNSAMDISVELSRPGVAKKVFLSARRGAYVIPNYLFGKPLDKLTEYTPHWVPFFIQQTLAHLLIRFGVGKMEDFGLPKPDHKFGSAHPTISQDLLVRLGRGDIKPKPVITELKGKKIAFADGTEEDADVLIYCTGYNIKFPFFDEDFLSAPNNYIPLYYKMIKPGMNDLFFVGLMQPLGAIMPLAECQGKWIAQYLTGNYELPSKEDMEKFIEEDQKKMKKRYVSSTRHTIQVDYDSFIYDMKEEMTNGKKRAAKLGNQLPIKAQAGFLSEGSHESSKSSKKKLVRK; encoded by the coding sequence ATGGCACTTCCCAAAGTTTGTGTAATTGGCGCTGGATCTTCTGGCATAACAGTCATTAAATCATTGAAGGAACATGGGATTCCCTTCGATTGTTACGAAAAAGGAAGTGATGTTGGTGGTAACTGGCGATATAAAAACGACAATGGATTAAGTAATATTTACAAGTCCCTACATATCAATACACATCGGGATCGGATGGAATATCGCGACTACCCGATGCCAACAAACTATCCTGATTACCCAAACCACGAACCCATTCAAAATTATTTTTTATCTTATGTGGATCACTATGGTCTCCGTAAACATATCCAATTCAAAAATGGAATCAAAAAAGCAGAGAAAACAGAAAATGGAATTTGGAAAATTACTCCTGAAAAAGGACCTATCAAATACTACGATGTGTTAGTTGTTGCCAATGGCCACCACTGGAGCGAACGTTGGCCGGATCCGGCTTTTCCTGGAAAATTTTCTGGCCAAGTGATGCATTCTCACTCCTATGTTGACCCAAGAACACCCGTTAACTGCGAAGGAAAAAATGTCGTCGTTCTGGGAATGGGAAATAGTGCGATGGATATCTCCGTTGAATTATCGAGACCCGGTGTTGCTAAAAAAGTTTTTTTATCTGCAAGACGTGGTGCTTATGTCATCCCTAACTATCTTTTTGGAAAACCTCTAGACAAATTAACAGAATATACACCTCATTGGGTTCCATTTTTTATCCAACAAACACTCGCTCATCTTCTCATTCGATTCGGTGTAGGAAAAATGGAAGACTTTGGATTACCAAAACCTGATCATAAATTTGGGTCTGCTCACCCAACGATTTCACAAGACTTACTCGTAAGACTCGGACGTGGTGATATCAAACCCAAACCAGTAATCACAGAACTCAAAGGTAAAAAAATCGCTTTTGCTGATGGAACAGAAGAGGATGCAGATGTTCTGATTTACTGCACTGGATACAATATTAAGTTTCCTTTCTTTGATGAAGACTTTTTATCAGCACCTAATAATTATATTCCTCTTTACTACAAAATGATCAAACCAGGGATGAATGATTTGTTTTTTGTAGGTCTTATGCAGCCGTTAGGTGCCATTATGCCACTAGCAGAATGCCAAGGAAAATGGATTGCTCAGTATCTTACTGGGAATTATGAACTGCCTTCTAAAGAAGATATGGAAAAATTCATTGAAGAAGATCAAAAAAAGATGAAAAAGAGGTATGTAAGTAGTACACGCCATACCATCCAAGTAGATTACGATTCCTTTATTTATGATATGAAAGAAGAAATGACAAATGGTAAAAAAAGAGCGGCAAAACTCGGAAACCAATTGCCAATCAAAGCGCAGGCGGGATTTCTTTCGGAAGGCTCTCATGAATCTTCAAAATCTTCTAAAAAGAAATTGGTGCGCAAATAA